From Pan troglodytes isolate AG18354 chromosome 9, NHGRI_mPanTro3-v2.0_pri, whole genome shotgun sequence, the proteins below share one genomic window:
- the TMEM138 gene encoding transmembrane protein 138 isoform X4: MLQTSNYSLVLSLQFLLLSYDLFVNSFSELLQKTPVIQLVLFIIQDIAVLFNIIIIFLMFFNTFVFQAGLVNLLFHKFKGTIILTAVYFALSISLHVWVMNLRWKNSNSFIWTDGLQTLFVFQRLVWTEF; this comes from the exons atgctCCAGACCAGTAACTACAGCCTGGTGCTCTCTCTGCAGTTCCTGCTGCTGTCCTATGACCTCTTTGTCAATTCCTTCTCAGAACTGCTCCAAAAGACTCCTGTCATCCAGCTTGTGCTCTTCAT CATCCAGGATATTGCAGTCCTcttcaacatcatcatcattttccTCATGTTCTTCAACACCTTCGTCTTCCAGGCTGGCCTGGTCAACCTCCTATTCCATAAGTTCAAAGGGACCATCATCCTGACAGCTGTGTACTTTGCCCTCAGCATCTCCCTTCATGTCTGGGTCATG AACTTACGCTGGAAAAACTCCAACAGCTTCATATGGACAGATGGACTTCAAACGCTGTTTGTATTCCAGAGACTAG tttggaccgaattctaa
- the TMEM138 gene encoding transmembrane protein 138 isoform X2, with the protein MLQTSNYSLVLSLQFLLLSYDLFVNSFSELLQKTPVIQLVLFIIQDIAVLFNIIIIFLMFFNTFVFQAGLVNLLFHKFKGTIILTAVYFALSISLHVWVMNLRWKNSNSFIWTDGLQTLFVFQRLAAVLYCYFYKRTAVRLGDPRFYQDSLWLRKEFMQVRR; encoded by the exons atgctCCAGACCAGTAACTACAGCCTGGTGCTCTCTCTGCAGTTCCTGCTGCTGTCCTATGACCTCTTTGTCAATTCCTTCTCAGAACTGCTCCAAAAGACTCCTGTCATCCAGCTTGTGCTCTTCAT CATCCAGGATATTGCAGTCCTcttcaacatcatcatcattttccTCATGTTCTTCAACACCTTCGTCTTCCAGGCTGGCCTGGTCAACCTCCTATTCCATAAGTTCAAAGGGACCATCATCCTGACAGCTGTGTACTTTGCCCTCAGCATCTCCCTTCATGTCTGGGTCATG AACTTACGCTGGAAAAACTCCAACAGCTTCATATGGACAGATGGACTTCAAACGCTGTTTGTATTCCAGAGACTAG CAGCAGTGTTGTACTGCTACTTCTATAAACGGACAGCCGTAAGACTAGGCGATCCTCGCTTCTACCAGGACTCTTTGTGGCTGCGCAAGGAGTTCATGCAAGTTCGAAGGTGA
- the TMEM138 gene encoding transmembrane protein 138 isoform X1 gives MLQTSNYSLVLSLQFLLLSYDLFVNSFSELLQKTPVIQLVLFIIQDIAVLFNIIIIFLMFFNTFVFQAGLVNLLFHKFKGTIILTAVYFALSISLHVWVMNLRWKNSNSFIWTDGLQTLFVFQRLGKDQSKVRPLSGPTYVSFSEGLDAGFPDLSQLAWDGCDSHTRNRRDYCPCPC, from the exons atgctCCAGACCAGTAACTACAGCCTGGTGCTCTCTCTGCAGTTCCTGCTGCTGTCCTATGACCTCTTTGTCAATTCCTTCTCAGAACTGCTCCAAAAGACTCCTGTCATCCAGCTTGTGCTCTTCAT CATCCAGGATATTGCAGTCCTcttcaacatcatcatcattttccTCATGTTCTTCAACACCTTCGTCTTCCAGGCTGGCCTGGTCAACCTCCTATTCCATAAGTTCAAAGGGACCATCATCCTGACAGCTGTGTACTTTGCCCTCAGCATCTCCCTTCATGTCTGGGTCATG AACTTACGCTGGAAAAACTCCAACAGCTTCATATGGACAGATGGACTTCAAACGCTGTTTGTATTCCAGAGACTAGGTAAGGACCAGAGCAAGGTCAGGCCTCTCTCGGGTCCCACATATGTCTCTTTCAGTGAGGGCCTTGATGCTGGCTTCCCAGACCTGTCCCAGCTGGCTTGGGATGGTTGTGACAGCCACACCAGGAACAGGAGGGATTACTGCCCCTGCCCTTGCTAG
- the TMEM138 gene encoding transmembrane protein 138 isoform X3, translating to MLQTSNYSLVLSLQFLLLSYDLFVNSFSELLQKTPVIQLVLFIIQDIAVLFNIIIIFLMFFNTFVFQAGLVNLLFHKFKGTIILTAVYFALSISLHVWVMNLRWKNSNSFIWTDGLQTLFVFQRLAVLYCYFYKRTAVRLGDPRFYQDSLWLRKEFMQVRR from the exons atgctCCAGACCAGTAACTACAGCCTGGTGCTCTCTCTGCAGTTCCTGCTGCTGTCCTATGACCTCTTTGTCAATTCCTTCTCAGAACTGCTCCAAAAGACTCCTGTCATCCAGCTTGTGCTCTTCAT CATCCAGGATATTGCAGTCCTcttcaacatcatcatcattttccTCATGTTCTTCAACACCTTCGTCTTCCAGGCTGGCCTGGTCAACCTCCTATTCCATAAGTTCAAAGGGACCATCATCCTGACAGCTGTGTACTTTGCCCTCAGCATCTCCCTTCATGTCTGGGTCATG AACTTACGCTGGAAAAACTCCAACAGCTTCATATGGACAGATGGACTTCAAACGCTGTTTGTATTCCAGAGACTAG CAGTGTTGTACTGCTACTTCTATAAACGGACAGCCGTAAGACTAGGCGATCCTCGCTTCTACCAGGACTCTTTGTGGCTGCGCAAGGAGTTCATGCAAGTTCGAAGGTGA
- the TMEM138 gene encoding transmembrane protein 138 isoform X5 encodes MFFNTFVFQAGLVNLLFHKFKGTIILTAVYFALSISLHVWVMNLRWKNSNSFIWTDGLQTLFVFQRLAAVLYCYFYKRTAVRLGDPRFYQDSLWLRKEFMQVRR; translated from the exons ATGTTCTTCAACACCTTCGTCTTCCAGGCTGGCCTGGTCAACCTCCTATTCCATAAGTTCAAAGGGACCATCATCCTGACAGCTGTGTACTTTGCCCTCAGCATCTCCCTTCATGTCTGGGTCATG AACTTACGCTGGAAAAACTCCAACAGCTTCATATGGACAGATGGACTTCAAACGCTGTTTGTATTCCAGAGACTAG CAGCAGTGTTGTACTGCTACTTCTATAAACGGACAGCCGTAAGACTAGGCGATCCTCGCTTCTACCAGGACTCTTTGTGGCTGCGCAAGGAGTTCATGCAAGTTCGAAGGTGA